Proteins encoded within one genomic window of Pongo pygmaeus isolate AG05252 chromosome 4, NHGRI_mPonPyg2-v2.0_pri, whole genome shotgun sequence:
- the PTCD2 gene encoding pentatricopeptide repeat-containing protein 2, mitochondrial isoform X4: MDMLFIKGKYKSALEVLIEMKNQNVKFTTDTYVLAFAICYKLNSPESFKICTILGEEALLKGEILSRRASCFAVALALNQNEVAKAMSIFSQIMNPESIACVNLNIIIHIQSNMLENLIKTLKNAAEGNLSKFVKRNVFSEEVLAKVREKVKDVPALVAKFDEIYGILHITGQVTTDSLDAVLCHTPKDRKSHMLLLNKRMFSRRTSQPLSQSLLAE; the protein is encoded by the exons ATGGATATGTTATTTATCAAAGGCAAATATAAAA GTGCTTTGGAAGTATTGATAGAGATGAAAAACCAAAATGTGAAGTTCACCACAGATACCTATGTTCTTGCTTTTGCAATTTGCTACAAACTG AATAGCCCTGAGTCTTTCAAAATCTGTACTATATTAGGAGAAGAAGCTCTACTCAAAGGAGAAATTCTCTCCAGGAGAGCATCCTGTTTCGCTGTGGCATTAGCTTTGAATCAG AATGAGGTGGCAAAAGCTATGTCCATTTTTTCTCAAATCATGAATCCAGAAAGCATAGCCTGCGTTAATTTAAAT ATTATAATCCATATCCAGTCAAATATGTTGGAAAACCTGATAAAGACTCTAAAAAATGCTGCAGAaggaaatttatcaaaatttgtgaaaagaaatgtgttctCGGAGGAAGTG CTGGCCAAAGTGAGGGAAAAAGTGAAGGATGTGCCTGCCCTTGTGGCCAAATTTGATGAGATCTATGGGATACTGCACATCACTGGCCAGGTCACCACTGATTCTTTGGATGCTGTGCTCTGCCACACCCCCAAGGACAGGAAATCCCACATGTTGCTATTAAACAAGAGGATGTTCAGCCGTCGCACCTCCCAGCCACTCAGCCAGTCCCTGTTGGCTGAGTAA